The proteins below are encoded in one region of Lactuca sativa cultivar Salinas chromosome 3, Lsat_Salinas_v11, whole genome shotgun sequence:
- the LOC111889182 gene encoding abscisic acid 8'-hydroxylase 1 yields the protein MMILQVEEVYLLLKNNYDIIFAVLLSGLVTSFVTKKLRKSTEAIPGRLGLPLVGETFSFLSAINSTKGCYDFVRLRRLRYGKWFKTRLFGKVHVFVPSVVGAKTILTNDFQLFNKGYIKSMADAVGKKSLLSVPVDSHKRIRRLLSTPFSMDSLSVFVKKFDELLSTRFKKLAENGKSFVVLDFSMKIAFDAMCGMLMSVTDESLLEKIERDCTAISNAMLSFPVMIPGTRYYKGMKARERLMKLFEEMISSRRSSKEPHEDFLQSMLERDSFPDDDEKLDDSEIMDNMLTLIIAGQTTTAAAMMWSVKFLDENKDVQNMLREEQLIILRNKPKGALLSQEDLNKMSYCSKVVKETLRMSNVLLWFPRVALDDCKIQDFEIKKGWHVNIDATHIHYDPALYKDPLKFNPSRFDEIPKPYSYIPFGSGPRTCLGINMAKVTMLVFLHRLTSGYKWTVDDQDLSLEKKSHIPRLKSGVPITLTVLKDES from the exons atgatgattttGCAAGTGGAGGAGGTTTACTTACTCTTAAAGAACAACTACGACATAATCTTTGCTGTTCTGCTTTCTGGATTGGTCACAAGTTTTGTCACCAAGAAACTAAGGAAGTCAACGGAAGCCATCCCTGGACGCCTTGGTCTTCCACTGGTTGGCGAAACATTTTCCTTTCTTTCGGCTATTAATAGTACCAAAGGCTGCTATGATTTTGTTCGTCTTCGTAGACTTCG GTATGGGAAATGGTTCAAGACAAGACTGTTTGGGAAAGTCCATGTATTTGTTCCAAGTGTTGTGGGAGCAAAAACAATTTTGACAAACGACTTTCAGTTGTTTAACAAAGGCTACATTAAATCAATGGCGGATGCCGTTGGAAAGAAAAGCTTACTTTCTGTTCCAGTCGATAGTCATAAAAGAATCAGACGCCTTCTTTCTACTCCTTTCTCCATGGATTCCTTGTCTGTATTTGTTAAGAAGTTCGATGAGTTGCTTTCCACAAGATTCAAGAAGTTGGCTGAAAATGGCAAAAGCTTTGTAGTTCTTGATTTCAGCATGAAG ATAGCATTCGATGCAATGTGTGGCATGCTGATGAGTGTCACAGACGAATCTTTGCTGGAAAAAATCGAAAGAGACTGCACAGCCATTTCTAACGCCATGCTTTCATTTCCAGTCATGATTCCTGGTACTAGATATTACAAAGGCATGAAG GCACGTGAAAGGCTCATGAAACTTTTTGAAGAAATGATTAGCAGCAGACGTAGTAGCAAAGAGCCTCATGAAGACTTCTTGCAATCCATGTTAGAAAGAGATTCGTTTCCTGATGATGATGAAAAGCTTGATGATTCAGAGATTATGGATAACATGTTAACATTGATAATAGCTGGACAAACCACCACAGCAGCTGCAATGATGTGGAGCGTAAAGTTCTTAGATGAGAACAAAGATGTCCAAAATATGTTAAGA GAAGAACAGTTGATTATACTAAGGAATAAACCAAAAGGAGCTTTACTTTCTCAAGAGGATCTTAACAAGATGTCTTACTGCTCAAAG GTTGTGAAAGAGACGTTGAGAATGTCGAATGTGTTGCTTTGGTTTCCTCGTGTTGCGCTTGATGATTGCAAAATTCAGG ATTTTGAGATAAAGAAAGGATGGCATGTCAATATTGACGCTACTCACATACATTATGATCCGGCTTTGTATAAGGATCCATTGAAGTTCAATCCATCAAGATTTGAT GAAATACCGAAGCCATATAGCTATATACCTTTTGGATCAGGGCCAAGGACATGCTTGGGGATCAACATGGCAAAAGTGACAATGCTAGTATTCTTGCACAGGCTAACAAGTGGATACAA GTGGACTGTGGATGATCAAGATCTTAGCCTAGAAAAGAAATCACACATTCCTAGATTGAAGAGCGGAGTTCCGATTACATTAACTGTGTTAAAAGATGAGAGCTGA